Within Bacteroidota bacterium, the genomic segment TCTTCGGGTCACGATGGAACTTGATGACGGCGCCTTCCGCGAGATGAAGATTCACGTTGCTTTTCAGGTGAATCGCCCCCGTAAGGAACTCGCCGTTCGGCACCACAACCCGACCGCCGCCGCTGCGTGAACATTCCTCGATTGCTTTCCTGAATGCATTCGTGCACTCGGTCGCGCCATCACCTTTCGCCCCGTACTGTGTGATATCGAAATCCTTATCGGGAAAAACCGGAGCCTGAATCCGTTTGAGGATTTCGTCAACTTGTTGCCAAGGATCGGGTTTCTGACTTACTGCAGAACATCCTGCAAGCAGATGCAGAACCGTCAAACAGACGGCATATCCGGCTATCATTTTCGAACGGGGAATGACTTTCATTGTTCTAACCTTTTCTTCGAATGACTAATCACTTCAGCAGCATCAGCTTCTTCATTTCCCTGTTGGTACCGCTCGTCAACGTGTAGAAATACATGCCGCTGGCGAGATGCGATGCATCAAACTTCAACGCATAGCGTGTCCCCGAAACTGCGAGCCTGTCGAATACCGTCGAGACTCTCTGACCGAGCGCATTATAGACTTCAAGCGTCGCAGGCTGTGTCCGATCAACCGTAAAGGCGATGGTTGTTACGGGGTTGAAGGGATTGGGATAGTTCTGTTCGAGCTTGAATTCAGCCGGTTTTCCGGGATCGCCCGCAACCGATGTCGGGTAGTCGCTCTCGAAGCATCCTAAATCGGGCGCCGTTCCGTTGAACGGCAGGCCGACATTTGTTCCCGCGTCGATGAGATCACTGCCTTGAGCAAGACGCATGAAAGGAAGAACAGGAAGACTGCCATCAGCCTGGCGCGGGCCGCGCATTCCTGTTGTATCAAGACTCACGAAATCCGCATCGTTCACAACGAAAGGCGGCATCCAGCTGTTCGTTGCCTGAATCGCAAAACTGCCGAGCGAGCCGTAGAATCCCAGCGACACACAGTTTTTCACCGTCAGGTCCGAGCCGGTTTTGAGCTGTGCGGTGATTTGGTAGTTGGTGCCGTTTCGGTACGCCGTGCAGTTCAGCAGCGTCATCGAGCCTCTGTTGTTATTCTGATCGTATCCCTTTACCCGATTGTCGAAGGCGAGGCAGTTGATCAAAATCATGTTGTGGCGCAGACTGTCGGCATTGGTATTGTCGCCGCCGCCTAATTTGAATCCGTTGCCGTTGCCCACGCTTGGCGCGCCGCTTTTCAAATATCCGTTGTGAAACACCCAGCAGTTTTCCAACGTCGTCGTGACGTTGTCGGCGGGGCGGAGATAGCCATCCCACCCGTCGTCGGAATTCTGCCACGCCCGGCATCCGTAAAAATAGTTGCCGGTGCCGACATCAAGTTTGGGCGCAAAGCCGTCAGCATTTCCCTGTCCGATGTCGGCATTAAAGTAGGAATCACAATTGATGATGTTGTTGTACGATGCATTACTGCTGAGTTGAAGACCCGTATCGTAGTTCTCACTGAACGAACAATTCTCGACGATATTAAACGAGCCGGAGATGTGCATGCCGTTATCGCCTGCTCTCCAGATGTCGAATCCCTTCACGTGCCAGTAGCGCCCGGTAATCCTGATACCGCGGTTTGCATCCGCAACAGGCATGGATGAAAAATCCAGAAACACCCGCTCGCCGGGATAGGCAAACAGCTTGAACATGTTTTCACTTGTGCCGACGCGGGATAGGACAATCGTAGTTGAGTACGCGTACGATCCGCCGCGGACATAGATAGTCGTGCCGGCAACGGTCGCCACCGAATGCGCTTTCGTGATAGTCCTGAAAGGCTCTTCGAATGTCCCCGCCGCAGAATCACTGCCGGTTGTTGCCACATAGTACGTTTGCGCCTGCAGAAACATCGACGGTACGGACAGCAGCATGAATATGAAAATCACTCTCACAATGGTCACTCCTCTTTTACAGATTGTACAGTTGTTTATGGATGACATTTCCAACACTTTGTTTTCTTCGTTTACTTGAGAAGAATGAGTTTCCTGACCGCACTCTGTTGTCCACTGTGCAATCTGTAGAAATAAATTCCGCTTGCGAGATGACTTCCCGAAAACCGGACCTGATACTCGCGTCCGGCTTCTGCCGTCTCATGAAATAGCGTCGCTACCGTTTGGCCCAGCAAATTGTGAAGAGTGAGCGTCGCGGGACCCGACGCTGCCACGGAAAACGTAATGCGTGTTTCGGGATTGAACGGATTCGGGTAGTTCTGCGAGAGCCGGAACACATGCGGAACTGTACCTTCAACCGACGTGACTCCCGAAACCGCAATCGGCTCGGTGAAATGCTGAGTTCCGTCCAAATCCACCTGACGCAGCCTGTAGAACCACGAACCTCCCGTCACCGATGCGTCGGTGAACTGATAGAACCGCGGCTCATTCGTGGTTCCGTGTCCGGCGACGAAGTTGTCCGGAAACTCGCTGAAGTACGGATCGCTTGCCTGCCGCCTTTGAACATAAAATCCGAAGTTGTTTACCTCGCTGATCGTTGTCCACTCCAGCATCACACCGCCGGATGTCATGCGCCCTGTGAATGAAGCAAGCTGTATCGGGACGGGATTTTCACTGAAGTCAAATTTCCCGCTTCCCGCGTATGTGGAAACCAGTGTCGGAACATCCGCCGCGGGATCGAGCGTGTAGCTGTAATAGCTCGACGCCTCGAATGCCGTTCCGCGGGTTCCCGGAGTACCGGTCGTTCCTGCAAAGACATTGAAACGCTCAACAAGGTCGCCGGGCGGACTCCCATCGCGTGAAGTCTCGGTCGGGATCGGTATGTTCATGAAATAATTCCCCTCAACTAACACATCCGCTTCGAGATTCGAGGAGATGCCGTAAATGCCGTTGTTCACGTAGTAGTTGTTGAACACATGCGCCTTGCCGAAACGGACTCGCGGGTGGCGTTGCGTCGTTCCGTTGAAATAGTTGTGATGGTACGTAACTTTGAGCTGCGTGTCCGTGGTCTGGTTGTTGGAGTGTCCCAACAAACAGGTTTTGTCATGGTTGAAGAAGTGATTCCACGACAGGGTTACGTACTCGGCGCCGTGCGTAACATCCAATGCGCCGTCATAGCAATTCGTGAATGTGCAATGGTCAATCCAGATGTGGTTGCCCGTATTCGGTGCATCATCCGCCTGAATGTTGATGCCGTCATCCGGTGAGTTCATGAACTTGATGTTGCGGACGATAATGTTCTTTGCGCGGGTCATCTTTATTCCGAATCCGCTGATTGTTGCATCCGTTCCCACGCCGATGATGGAGATATCATACGTATCCTTTACATCCATCATATCCGATACCGTCGCACTCGGTGTAAGCGTTCCAATCACATAGACTGTAAGGGGCGGAAAATTCAATGTCCGGTTCGCATCGACACGGCGGAGCATCCATTCGTTCAAGTCGGATGAATTGGTGGCAAACACTGTTTGCATGTCCTGACCGGCGCCGCCCGTGGTGCCGTTGGGATATTCGTATGCGCCAACCGAAGCAAACCCTGCCGGTGCATCCTGATACGGAAACGAACCGAACCCGCCGGAGGGAATCATAACGCCAATTTGCGTCTTGTGCGAGTTCATCACCACATTCATCGGGTTTGTTGTTCCTTCAGCCGTTCCTCCCCATCTGTGGAAGATGTGCCCGCCCGAAGGCGTCGCCGTCAATGTCACTTCCGTCCCGGCATCGTACAACGAGTCGGCGTGCGCAGGAGAGGCAACGACGGAGCCTTCTCCGCTTTTTGTCAAATTGAGTTTGTACATGGGCGTCGCCGTCTGCCCGCCGATAACAATGCGATCGAGATTTGCATTGCCGCCGTTTGTTGTTGACCTGAAGATCAAACGATTGATGCCCGCCTGCAGAGGAACTACCGCCGCAACTGATGACCATGTCGTCCAACTTCCTGTGGAAGTGAACGTCGGAAATGTCACGGAAGCGCCGTTGAGTGTCACCGCGTACGCCCGATTGGTGCCGCCGTTCGCATAAAATACTCTCACCGTATCCGATGCAGCAGAGGCACGACGGAAGACGATTTCCAATGCTGCATTGATTTTGTCAGCAATATCAACATAGCCGGAGCCGGTGTAGCCGTTGTACTGCGTGCGAACGTATGCGGCGGAAAGGACGCCGTCTTCCGCTTGAAACTCGTTCGGCTGGGGAGGCGTCGCACCC encodes:
- a CDS encoding T9SS type A sorting domain-containing protein translates to MKKLLLTILVIVSVALVTREVHAQAASATWALSSVTTTSVATSGNVSGTVETFSSMVVNSYTGPNSSQRLTTPDNSWPGESDQNESRYVQFAVSPDATYEFNVTSVTMNLGAAGGSNMRANIWYSTDPTFTTRTKLNSSVLVLPNGSMLSPSPNYTLDVTVAGGETFYLRVYGWYTSSSTQKYVCPQDVVVSGTTAIASANIITSETSLGSFQHVIGTPSGSQSYSVSGVSLVDDVVVTPPVGFEISTNGGTTWNGNASPVALAVVGGEIAGQPVSVSVRMNSASAGLFSGNIAHASVGVPTKDVAVDGVTLPLEPTMQSTISFGTITGSSILVNFTGGNGERRIVAARLDAAVTFIPTDGSPASGVNSDFTAATDQGGGNRIVYDGTGAGVTVTNLQSNTAYHFAVYEYNIGSGNSQNYNTTNPGTGSQTTLAVPTIAVSPASLSFGAVLINTTSVEKTFTVSGNTLSPATGDITITAPSGFEVSSTSGSGFGSSVQVAYAGGTLSSTTVYVRFKPTAAQSYAGDITNEGGSAAIRNVAVSGTGATPPQPNEFQAEDGVLSAAYVRTQYNGYTGSGYVDIADKINAALEIVFRRASAASDTVRVFYANGGTNRAYAVTLNGASVTFPTFTSTGSWTTWSSVAAVVPLQAGINRLIFRSTTNGGNANLDRIVIGGQTATPMYKLNLTKSGEGSVVASPAHADSLYDAGTEVTLTATPSGGHIFHRWGGTAEGTTNPMNVVMNSHKTQIGVMIPSGGFGSFPYQDAPAGFASVGAYEYPNGTTGGAGQDMQTVFATNSSDLNEWMLRRVDANRTLNFPPLTVYVIGTLTPSATVSDMMDVKDTYDISIIGVGTDATISGFGIKMTRAKNIIVRNIKFMNSPDDGINIQADDAPNTGNHIWIDHCTFTNCYDGALDVTHGAEYVTLSWNHFFNHDKTCLLGHSNNQTTDTQLKVTYHHNYFNGTTQRHPRVRFGKAHVFNNYYVNNGIYGISSNLEADVLVEGNYFMNIPIPTETSRDGSPPGDLVERFNVFAGTTGTPGTRGTAFEASSYYSYTLDPAADVPTLVSTYAGSGKFDFSENPVPIQLASFTGRMTSGGVMLEWTTISEVNNFGFYVQRRQASDPYFSEFPDNFVAGHGTTNEPRFYQFTDASVTGGSWFYRLRQVDLDGTQHFTEPIAVSGVTSVEGTVPHVFRLSQNYPNPFNPETRITFSVAASGPATLTLHNLLGQTVATLFHETAEAGREYQVRFSGSHLASGIYFYRLHSGQQSAVRKLILLK
- a CDS encoding T9SS type A sorting domain-containing protein gives rise to the protein MRVIFIFMLLSVPSMFLQAQTYYVATTGSDSAAGTFEEPFRTITKAHSVATVAGTTIYVRGGSYAYSTTIVLSRVGTSENMFKLFAYPGERVFLDFSSMPVADANRGIRITGRYWHVKGFDIWRAGDNGMHISGSFNIVENCSFSENYDTGLQLSSNASYNNIINCDSYFNADIGQGNADGFAPKLDVGTGNYFYGCRAWQNSDDGWDGYLRPADNVTTTLENCWVFHNGYLKSGAPSVGNGNGFKLGGGDNTNADSLRHNMILINCLAFDNRVKGYDQNNNRGSMTLLNCTAYRNGTNYQITAQLKTGSDLTVKNCVSLGFYGSLGSFAIQATNSWMPPFVVNDADFVSLDTTGMRGPRQADGSLPVLPFMRLAQGSDLIDAGTNVGLPFNGTAPDLGCFESDYPTSVAGDPGKPAEFKLEQNYPNPFNPVTTIAFTVDRTQPATLEVYNALGQRVSTVFDRLAVSGTRYALKFDASHLASGMYFYTLTSGTNREMKKLMLLK